The proteins below come from a single Parafrankia discariae genomic window:
- a CDS encoding pyridoxal-phosphate dependent enzyme, producing the protein MTSPSVSGPSATGASPSRVGDPADADDAGDRPAAAAPVAPAVTGVTPVAARVGARPGLLRPGGPRRASSRRTLGPRAAASGREAGCRPGNGATLPSGVAVSSGATLPAGTALPADAALPAGTAAPVGVGLPAEARVTGAPAVDVADVVAAADGLRGVARRTRVVADADLTRRTGSPVWLKCEHEQHTGSFKLRGAYHRIAAAGPRARERGVVAASAGNHAQGVAFAAARFGVEATIFVPESANPSKVAGTRRWGARVEYVPGGVDAALAAAAAFASAGGRLLVHPFDDAAVVAGQGTIGLELLEQVPNLATVIVGVGGGGLLCGLAVAIKGLRPDVRVIGVQSAAAPAFATSFRTGHRVTVPPGSGGPAGSVDQPGTAAGTIADGMAVAAPGRLTLELATHLVDDVVTVDEDAFWEAMVLLRRSGQRVEPAGAAGVAALLRAPLLAVGPTAVVISGGNLDPAVDTRVAALAAGADPTGADPTGVAAGRRTVA; encoded by the coding sequence ATGACATCACCATCCGTGAGCGGGCCCTCGGCGACCGGCGCCTCGCCGTCCCGGGTGGGCGACCCGGCTGACGCCGACGACGCGGGAGATCGCCCGGCCGCGGCAGCTCCGGTGGCCCCGGCCGTAACCGGGGTCACCCCGGTCGCCGCCCGGGTCGGAGCGCGGCCGGGGCTGTTGCGGCCGGGCGGCCCGCGCAGGGCGTCCAGTCGACGCACGCTCGGGCCCCGGGCGGCCGCGTCCGGCCGGGAGGCGGGGTGCCGCCCGGGTAACGGTGCCACGCTGCCGTCCGGTGTCGCGGTGTCGTCCGGTGCCACGCTGCCGGCCGGAACCGCGTTGCCGGCGGACGCCGCGCTGCCGGCCGGGACCGCGGCACCGGTTGGGGTCGGGCTGCCGGCCGAGGCCCGGGTGACGGGGGCGCCGGCGGTCGACGTCGCCGACGTGGTGGCCGCCGCCGACGGGCTGCGGGGGGTCGCCCGGCGCACCCGGGTCGTGGCCGACGCCGACCTGACCCGACGCACCGGCTCGCCAGTCTGGCTCAAGTGTGAGCACGAGCAGCACACCGGGTCGTTCAAGCTGCGCGGCGCCTATCACCGGATCGCGGCCGCGGGCCCGCGCGCCCGCGAGCGGGGAGTCGTGGCGGCGAGCGCGGGCAACCACGCGCAGGGCGTCGCCTTCGCCGCGGCCCGGTTCGGCGTCGAGGCGACGATCTTCGTGCCGGAGAGCGCCAACCCGTCGAAGGTCGCCGGCACCCGGCGCTGGGGTGCCCGGGTCGAGTACGTCCCGGGCGGGGTCGACGCGGCACTGGCGGCGGCGGCCGCGTTCGCGAGCGCGGGCGGCCGGCTGCTGGTGCATCCCTTCGACGACGCCGCCGTCGTCGCCGGGCAGGGGACGATCGGGCTGGAACTGCTCGAGCAGGTCCCGAACCTCGCCACCGTCATCGTCGGGGTCGGCGGTGGTGGTCTTCTGTGTGGCCTTGCTGTAGCGATCAAGGGCCTGCGCCCGGACGTCCGCGTCATCGGCGTCCAGTCCGCCGCCGCGCCGGCCTTCGCCACCTCCTTCCGTACCGGGCACCGTGTCACGGTGCCCCCGGGCAGCGGCGGCCCGGCGGGATCCGTCGACCAGCCGGGAACCGCGGCCGGGACGATCGCCGACGGGATGGCCGTGGCCGCCCCCGGACGGCTCACCCTCGAGCTCGCCACCCACCTCGTGGACGACGTCGTCACGGTCGACGAGGACGCGTTCTGGGAGGCGATGGTGCTGCTGCGCCGGTCGGGCCAGCGGGTGGAGCCCGCGGGCGCGGCGGGGGTCGCCGCGTTGCTGCGGGCCCCCCTGCTCGCGGTCGGGCCCACCGCGGTGGTGATCTCCGGTGGCAACCTCGACCCAGCCGTCGACACCAGGGTCGCCGCGCTCGCCGCCGGCGCTGACCCGACCGGCGCTGACCCGACCGGCGTCGCCGCGGGCCGTCGGACGGTCGCCTGA
- a CDS encoding sensor histidine kinase: protein MASSTGMAADQPPMTVTGSSVEDEGHHDDRPPAPPRPGRSGGRSLRHAVTDPTNWRVRTKLIAILAVPIVAILVNSSIQAASVLTSTRDVNRVRDLIEISRSASTLVYSLQQERTFTTGLVARPGSLPAVEARRTAVNEAYTSYQNVTKGRIGSFGPEVQDALKAVDDRLGRLDSLRQASVRMVDPSSVRAVYKPLIDSLIDLVVRIPQGNDDQQLLTSVTATDHLVRANEELAIEQALVHGVAISGRPFTTEDYREFLSTYSQRVELLRAFEEDATPAELAIYRDKLDSNQNNDIENTGLYTEQVLNAPIGQPLQNTVIDSEKWLRATKETIDLGTEVTGSLLGITDDRVSELRGGIQRGALLSGLLIVVILASALLAAVVVARSLVRPLLALRTAALDVASRRLPEAVRRLRDSSDQDISDDVELIGIDSDEEIGEVARAFDAVHREAVRLASEQAVLRNNVNAMFVNLSRRSQGLVERQLRLIDDLENREQDPDQLANLFKLDHLATRMRRNNESLLVLAGTDTARRWTHPVPVNEVVLAAISEVEQYTRVKQTGAASVSIAGSGVSDVVHLIAELLENATSYSPPVTDVMVSSHSLGPGAGAMIEIEDQGIGMPAKELERVNERLANPPIVDVSVSRTMGLFAVGRLAGRHGIRVQLRESSSGGITAVVRLPAKLVTGDGGAIPSAPRPAAAIGPGGGGPGGSAPGGPPGGREALARGGSSGLALPRGSDRNGAGNSLPTTNFSPTVDPNAAAAAGGSSLAPSGNGFGPGQGFGQGPGQGQGFGQGPGQGFGQGPGQGQGFGPGQGPGQGSGFPNTGPVSLFGSSGGGRPDGPARNGHHPGDSPDERMLNGAGQPRREESGPFPAQGQTGPEDSAEFALEAFDSGPLPQRLDGQNLDDRNDLDPHTGEHPYTYPMAIGRGGEGDEPQPERADTGGYLLPDVQAEQDDYQDEYSAQAGPPTGPTSMYAEPETDALSRPAGVFNRAPTRPSPDQTGPFPRTGPNLAAAFRTPRETGPLERPVQPRAEDTGELATGGEGEDADTTPIFDSVSAWFQRRSPAPSNGAANGSANGVANGQGERRGQRPARGPVRTQGAGQQPPATRQAPPAQQPSHQVTPLPQRPQPSAPAHRATPPPAAPRTPARGEPIVESPARGIRRPGLGAAFPGASVSAGAAQAARQAPQTGPQPVVSGGQPPEGSWSSAGDAGWKAAEQLRQPSAGGTTRSGLPVRVPMTHLVPGSAEPAASRRPPAEPTTRSPEVVGGRLASFYQGVRQGRDVGTDTTRNPRRDAQEER, encoded by the coding sequence ATGGCCAGCAGCACGGGCATGGCCGCAGACCAGCCACCGATGACGGTGACTGGTTCGTCCGTGGAAGACGAGGGCCACCACGACGACCGGCCCCCGGCACCGCCCCGGCCCGGGCGGTCCGGCGGCCGGAGTCTTCGTCATGCGGTGACCGACCCCACCAACTGGCGGGTTCGCACCAAGCTGATCGCCATTCTCGCCGTGCCGATCGTGGCCATCCTGGTCAACTCCTCGATCCAGGCGGCATCGGTGCTGACCAGTACCCGTGACGTGAACCGGGTGCGGGATCTGATCGAGATCAGCAGGTCGGCGTCCACGCTGGTCTACTCGCTGCAGCAGGAGCGGACCTTCACCACCGGCCTCGTCGCCCGCCCCGGCTCGCTGCCCGCGGTCGAGGCCCGCCGCACGGCGGTGAACGAGGCCTACACCAGCTACCAGAACGTCACCAAGGGGCGCATCGGATCGTTCGGCCCGGAGGTCCAGGATGCGCTGAAGGCGGTCGACGACCGGCTGGGCCGCCTGGACTCACTGCGCCAGGCCTCCGTGCGGATGGTGGACCCGAGCTCGGTGCGCGCGGTCTACAAACCCCTCATCGACTCCCTGATCGATCTCGTCGTTCGGATCCCTCAGGGCAACGACGACCAGCAGCTGCTCACGAGCGTCACCGCCACGGACCACCTCGTCCGGGCGAACGAGGAACTCGCCATCGAGCAGGCACTGGTGCACGGAGTGGCGATCAGTGGCCGCCCATTCACCACCGAGGACTACCGAGAGTTCCTGAGCACCTACTCACAGCGCGTGGAACTGCTCCGGGCGTTCGAGGAAGACGCGACTCCCGCCGAGCTCGCCATTTACCGCGACAAGCTGGACTCCAACCAGAACAACGACATCGAGAACACCGGTCTGTATACGGAGCAGGTCCTCAACGCGCCGATCGGGCAGCCCCTGCAGAATACGGTGATCGACTCCGAGAAGTGGCTGCGGGCCACCAAGGAGACGATCGACCTCGGCACCGAGGTCACCGGCAGCCTGCTGGGCATCACCGACGACCGGGTCAGTGAGCTGCGCGGCGGGATCCAGCGCGGCGCGCTGCTGTCCGGTCTGCTGATCGTCGTCATCCTCGCCAGCGCCCTGCTCGCCGCGGTGGTCGTCGCCCGCTCGCTCGTCCGGCCGCTGCTCGCGCTGCGGACCGCGGCCCTCGACGTCGCCAGCCGGCGACTGCCCGAGGCCGTCCGCCGGTTGCGAGACTCCAGCGACCAGGACATCTCCGACGACGTCGAACTGATCGGTATCGACTCCGACGAGGAGATCGGTGAAGTCGCGCGGGCCTTCGACGCGGTCCACCGCGAGGCGGTCCGGCTCGCGTCCGAGCAGGCCGTGCTGCGGAACAACGTCAACGCGATGTTCGTGAACCTCTCCCGGCGAAGCCAGGGCCTCGTCGAACGGCAGCTCCGCCTGATCGACGACCTGGAGAACCGCGAGCAGGACCCGGACCAGCTGGCCAACCTGTTCAAGCTCGACCACCTCGCCACCCGTATGCGACGGAACAACGAGTCCCTGCTGGTCCTCGCCGGCACGGACACCGCCCGCCGCTGGACGCACCCCGTCCCGGTCAACGAGGTCGTCCTGGCCGCGATCTCCGAGGTCGAGCAGTACACCCGGGTCAAGCAGACCGGGGCGGCGTCGGTGTCCATCGCCGGCAGCGGTGTCAGCGACGTCGTGCACCTGATCGCCGAGCTGCTCGAGAACGCCACCTCGTACTCGCCGCCGGTCACCGACGTCATGGTGTCCAGCCACTCGCTGGGCCCCGGCGCCGGGGCGATGATCGAGATCGAGGACCAGGGCATCGGCATGCCGGCCAAGGAGCTCGAGCGGGTCAACGAGCGACTGGCGAACCCGCCGATCGTCGACGTCTCCGTCTCCCGGACCATGGGTCTGTTCGCCGTCGGTCGGCTGGCCGGCCGGCACGGCATCCGCGTCCAGCTCCGCGAGTCGTCGTCCGGCGGTATCACCGCGGTCGTCCGGCTGCCCGCGAAGCTGGTCACCGGCGACGGCGGCGCGATCCCCAGCGCCCCCCGCCCGGCCGCGGCGATCGGGCCGGGCGGGGGCGGGCCGGGCGGCTCCGCGCCGGGCGGCCCGCCCGGTGGCCGGGAGGCCCTCGCCCGCGGCGGCTCCAGCGGGCTGGCCCTGCCCCGCGGCAGCGACCGCAACGGCGCCGGGAACAGCCTGCCGACCACCAACTTCAGTCCCACCGTCGACCCGAACGCGGCCGCCGCCGCCGGCGGATCGTCGCTGGCGCCGAGCGGCAACGGCTTCGGGCCGGGACAGGGCTTCGGGCAAGGTCCCGGGCAGGGGCAGGGCTTCGGGCAAGGTCCGGGGCAGGGCTTCGGGCAAGGTCCCGGGCAGGGGCAGGGCTTCGGGCCCGGTCAGGGCCCCGGGCAGGGATCGGGCTTCCCCAACACCGGCCCGGTGTCCCTGTTCGGCTCGAGCGGGGGCGGTCGCCCGGACGGGCCCGCCCGCAACGGGCACCACCCCGGTGACAGCCCCGACGAGCGCATGCTCAACGGGGCGGGTCAGCCCCGGCGCGAGGAGAGCGGCCCGTTCCCGGCCCAGGGCCAGACCGGTCCCGAGGACTCCGCCGAGTTCGCGCTCGAGGCGTTCGACTCGGGCCCGCTGCCCCAGCGTCTGGACGGCCAGAACCTCGACGACCGGAACGACCTCGACCCGCACACCGGGGAACACCCGTACACCTACCCGATGGCGATCGGCCGCGGCGGCGAGGGCGACGAGCCCCAGCCGGAGCGCGCCGACACCGGCGGGTACCTGCTGCCCGACGTCCAGGCGGAGCAGGACGACTACCAGGACGAGTACTCGGCACAGGCCGGCCCGCCGACCGGGCCGACCTCGATGTACGCCGAACCGGAGACCGACGCGCTCTCCCGGCCGGCCGGGGTGTTCAACCGGGCGCCCACCCGACCCAGCCCGGACCAGACCGGACCCTTCCCGCGGACCGGCCCGAACCTGGCCGCCGCGTTCCGCACGCCCAGGGAGACGGGCCCCCTCGAGCGGCCCGTCCAGCCCCGGGCCGAGGACACCGGCGAGCTGGCGACCGGCGGCGAGGGCGAGGACGCGGACACCACGCCGATCTTCGACTCCGTCTCGGCGTGGTTCCAGCGCCGGTCGCCGGCACCCTCGAACGGCGCGGCCAACGGGTCGGCGAACGGGGTCGCGAACGGGCAGGGTGAGCGGCGTGGGCAGCGGCCCGCCCGCGGCCCGGTCCGGACCCAGGGCGCCGGGCAGCAGCCGCCGGCGACCCGGCAGGCTCCGCCCGCGCAGCAGCCCAGCCACCAGGTCACCCCGCTGCCCCAGCGGCCCCAGCCGTCGGCGCCCGCGCACCGCGCCACGCCGCCTCCCGCGGCACCGCGCACGCCGGCCCGGGGAGAACCGATCGTCGAGTCCCCCGCGCGGGGGATCCGCCGTCCCGGCCTCGGTGCCGCGTTCCCCGGGGCCTCGGTTTCGGCCGGTGCCGCGCAGGCAGCGCGGCAGGCCCCGCAAACAGGACCGCAGCCTGTGGTCTCCGGTGGGCAGCCGCCGGAGGGCTCCTGGTCGTCCGCCGGCGATGCCGGTTGGAAGGCCGCGGAGCAGCTCCGCCAGCCCAGCGCCGGCGGGACCAC
- the guaA gene encoding glutamine-hydrolyzing GMP synthase: MNESPRASYGSTGAHPGYDPVLVIDFGAQYAQLIARRVRECHVYSEIVPWDMPVAEILARRPAALILSGGPKSVYSSGAPRVDPALFAAGVPVLGICYGHQVMAQALDGTVARTGTAEYGATRLRVADPGVLFDGLPTSQQVWMSHGDSVTAAPPGFRVTASTPSTPVAAFEDPTRRLYGVQFHPEVVHSERGMDVLRHFLLVGAGCRPSWTMINIVEEAVTAVRAQVGGGRLICGLSGGVDSAVAAALVQRAVGDTLTCVFVDHGLLRAGEAEQVERDFVASTGVDLVHVKAADRFASALAGVTDPERKRKIIGREFIRVFEESARELDARAEAEGTHIGFLVQGTLYPDVIESGSPTAAKIKSHHNVGGLPDDLQFDLVEPLRTLFKDEVRRLGEELGLPEDIVWRQPFPGPGLAVRIIGEVTPERLEIVRAADAVVRDEIRRAGLDREIWQVFAVLLADVRSVGVQGDERTYGFPVVLRAVTSEDAMTADWARLPYDLLERISNRVVNEVPQVNRVVYDITSKPPGTIEWE, encoded by the coding sequence GTGAACGAGTCACCTCGCGCCAGCTATGGCTCCACCGGCGCACATCCCGGTTACGATCCGGTTCTCGTGATCGACTTCGGCGCCCAGTACGCCCAGTTGATCGCTCGGCGCGTTCGCGAGTGCCATGTGTACTCGGAGATCGTCCCGTGGGATATGCCGGTAGCCGAGATCCTGGCCCGGCGGCCGGCCGCGCTCATCCTCTCCGGCGGACCGAAGTCCGTCTACTCCTCGGGTGCCCCCCGGGTCGACCCCGCGCTGTTCGCGGCCGGGGTGCCCGTCCTGGGTATCTGCTACGGCCACCAGGTGATGGCGCAGGCGCTGGACGGCACGGTCGCCCGCACCGGCACCGCCGAGTACGGGGCCACCCGGCTGCGGGTGGCCGACCCCGGAGTGCTCTTCGACGGCCTCCCCACCAGCCAGCAGGTCTGGATGTCGCACGGCGACTCGGTGACCGCCGCGCCCCCGGGGTTCCGGGTGACCGCGTCGACGCCGTCCACCCCGGTCGCGGCGTTCGAGGACCCCACCCGCCGGCTCTACGGCGTGCAGTTCCACCCCGAGGTCGTGCACAGCGAGCGCGGGATGGACGTCCTGCGGCACTTCCTGCTGGTCGGCGCGGGCTGCCGGCCGTCCTGGACGATGATCAACATTGTCGAGGAGGCCGTCACCGCGGTGCGGGCCCAGGTCGGCGGCGGCCGCCTCATCTGCGGCCTGTCCGGCGGCGTCGATTCCGCGGTGGCCGCCGCGCTGGTGCAGCGCGCCGTTGGCGACACGCTGACCTGCGTGTTCGTCGACCACGGGCTGTTGCGGGCGGGTGAGGCGGAGCAGGTCGAGCGCGACTTCGTCGCCTCCACCGGCGTCGACCTCGTCCATGTGAAGGCGGCGGACCGCTTCGCCTCGGCGCTGGCCGGCGTGACGGATCCGGAGCGGAAGCGGAAGATCATCGGGCGGGAGTTCATTCGCGTCTTCGAGGAGTCCGCGCGTGAGCTCGACGCCCGGGCGGAGGCGGAGGGAACGCACATCGGTTTCCTCGTCCAGGGCACTCTCTACCCGGACGTCATCGAGTCGGGCTCACCCACCGCCGCCAAGATCAAGTCTCACCACAATGTCGGCGGCCTGCCGGACGACCTGCAGTTCGACCTGGTCGAACCGCTGCGCACCCTGTTCAAGGACGAGGTCCGCCGGCTCGGTGAGGAGCTCGGGCTGCCCGAGGACATCGTCTGGCGCCAGCCGTTCCCGGGTCCGGGGCTGGCTGTCCGCATCATCGGTGAGGTCACCCCCGAACGGCTCGAGATCGTCCGGGCCGCCGACGCGGTCGTCCGGGACGAGATCCGTCGCGCGGGGCTCGACCGGGAGATCTGGCAGGTCTTCGCCGTGCTGCTCGCGGACGTGCGGTCGGTCGGGGTCCAGGGCGACGAGCGGACCTACGGCTTCCCGGTGGTGCTGCGCGCGGTGACCAGCGAGGACGCGATGACCGCCGACTGGGCCCGCTTGCCCTACGACCTGCTGGAACGCATCAGCAACCGGGTCGTCAACGAGGTTCCACAGGTCAACCGGGTCGTCTACGACATCACCTCGAAGCCGCCGGGCACGATCGAGTGGGAGTAG